From a region of the Methanomassiliicoccus sp. genome:
- the dcd gene encoding dCTP deaminase has product MGVLPDHEIVGRCQSGELKIDNFSEASLTPNGYDLRIAEVSFPGREIVREGTVIIPPGAMFFVSTVERVELSPSVCASLWLRTSWIRKGLLAGLGKVDAGFKGTLTFMSVNVSAAPVEVQVGARFVQIVFEALTSPAQLTYGKRSGNYQGQNGVTLAPINKSDVGGKDAH; this is encoded by the coding sequence ATGGGCGTCCTTCCCGACCACGAGATCGTTGGCCGTTGCCAGAGCGGTGAACTGAAGATCGACAACTTCTCCGAGGCCTCACTGACCCCCAACGGTTATGACCTGCGCATCGCCGAGGTCTCCTTCCCCGGCAGGGAGATCGTCAGGGAAGGTACGGTGATTATACCTCCTGGAGCCATGTTCTTCGTCTCCACCGTGGAGCGGGTGGAGCTGTCGCCCTCGGTGTGCGCCTCTCTGTGGCTGCGCACCTCGTGGATCAGGAAGGGGCTCCTGGCCGGCCTGGGCAAAGTGGATGCGGGATTCAAAGGCACCCTGACCTTCATGTCCGTGAACGTCTCTGCGGCCCCGGTGGAGGTGCAGGTCGGGGCTCGCTTCGTGCAGATCGTGTTCGAGGCCCTCACCTCGCCGGCCCAGCTTACCTACGGCAAGCGGAGCGGCAACTACCAGGGGCAGAACGGGGTGACCTTAGCACCAATCAACAAGTCCGATGTCGGCGGAAAAGACGCTCATTGA
- a CDS encoding branched-chain amino acid aminotransferase yields MKFKTRKVETSRVGTVDFDHLSFGETFSDHMFQMDYANGEWQEPEILPFGKIEVLPSLSTLHYGQSVFEGLKAFRSVKGGINVFRPEKHAERMHHSSDRLCIPRVDKQVFLDAVDALVRLDQKWVPTKKGTSLYIRPFTFATEDYIGVRVSEKYSFFIITGPVGAYYKEGFNPVSLMTSGEFVRAVRGGLGEAKTAANYAASLLPAYEAKKRGFAQVLWLDALEEKYIDEVGTMNICFVKDNVLVTPPLHGTILAGVTRDSVLQLARHWGIKVEERRIAIDEVMSSIKDGSMTEVFGTGTAAVISPVGEIYHRGETLTVNGNQTGPLAQKLFDEITGIQSGERADPFGWVHRVDL; encoded by the coding sequence TTGAAATTCAAGACCCGTAAGGTTGAGACGAGCAGAGTAGGCACGGTCGACTTCGACCATCTGAGCTTCGGAGAGACGTTCTCCGATCACATGTTCCAGATGGACTATGCGAATGGGGAATGGCAGGAACCAGAGATCCTCCCCTTCGGCAAGATCGAGGTATTGCCTTCGCTCTCCACCCTGCACTACGGGCAGAGTGTTTTCGAGGGCCTGAAGGCCTTCCGCTCAGTCAAGGGGGGCATCAACGTCTTCCGCCCGGAGAAGCATGCCGAGCGGATGCACCATTCCTCTGACCGGCTATGCATCCCGCGGGTTGACAAGCAGGTCTTCCTCGATGCCGTCGACGCGCTGGTGAGGCTTGATCAGAAATGGGTCCCCACCAAGAAGGGGACCTCTCTGTACATCCGCCCGTTCACCTTCGCCACCGAGGACTACATCGGGGTCAGGGTCTCCGAGAAGTACAGCTTCTTCATCATCACCGGGCCGGTGGGCGCCTACTACAAAGAAGGATTCAACCCAGTCTCCCTGATGACCTCGGGCGAGTTCGTCCGGGCCGTGCGGGGCGGACTGGGTGAGGCCAAGACTGCCGCCAACTACGCCGCCTCGCTGCTCCCGGCTTACGAGGCCAAGAAGCGCGGCTTCGCCCAGGTGCTGTGGCTGGACGCGCTGGAGGAGAAGTACATCGACGAGGTGGGCACCATGAACATCTGCTTCGTCAAGGACAATGTCCTGGTGACCCCTCCGCTACACGGGACAATCCTGGCCGGCGTTACCAGGGACAGCGTTCTACAGCTCGCCAGGCACTGGGGGATCAAGGTGGAGGAGCGCCGCATTGCCATCGACGAGGTCATGTCCTCCATCAAGGATGGCAGCATGACCGAGGTCTTCGGCACCGGCACCGCCGCCGTCATCTCCCCGGTCGGAGAGATATATCACCGGGGCGAGACTTTGACCGTCAACGGCAACCAGACCGGGCCTCTGGCCCAGAAGCTGTTCGACGAGATCACCGGCATACAGTCCGGCGAAAGGGCCGATCCCTTCGGCTGGGTCCACCGCGTCGACCTGTAA
- a CDS encoding ABC transporter substrate-binding protein, with product MDSGKRKIIAIALVAVLAIAAVAAAIAFSGNNSTAKTSSVIDASSTTVTMEKVPERIVSGSPDISEIVAALDMAGSLVAVTDYCDYPAEVAALRDNGSTIGGFYTPNFEKIVSYNPDLIILSQGVQAQIDLASQLRQSGYTVMLIHESSDLATVYQNIEMIGNVTAKQSEATKLVDDMKAQVANIAGAMSGDSKPNILFVTYADEGFTNVWPAGGSTAIGEIINLAGGNNMFADMDGYKMASEEVLKQKASTADVIVMTIMYSQETPENKSAWFNSDPIWKESPAVKNNKVYYLTGQAESIFNRQSVRTVDAVQLLAEILHPDAFASKVPYNATGINIVGDDYSNYLPSGTASQSATVEMAAAVARD from the coding sequence TTGGATTCCGGCAAGAGAAAGATCATAGCCATTGCATTGGTGGCCGTTCTGGCCATCGCTGCCGTGGCCGCCGCTATCGCCTTTAGCGGCAACAACTCCACGGCGAAGACCTCGTCGGTGATCGATGCGTCAAGCACTACTGTGACCATGGAAAAGGTACCGGAAAGGATAGTGTCCGGTTCCCCGGACATTTCCGAGATCGTCGCCGCGCTGGACATGGCCGGCTCCCTCGTAGCGGTCACGGATTATTGCGATTATCCTGCCGAGGTGGCCGCACTGCGCGACAATGGCAGCACCATCGGGGGCTTCTATACTCCCAACTTCGAGAAAATCGTCTCCTACAATCCCGATCTGATCATCCTCAGCCAAGGTGTGCAGGCCCAGATCGATTTGGCCTCACAGCTTCGCCAATCTGGCTATACGGTCATGCTGATCCACGAATCGTCTGACCTGGCCACTGTCTACCAGAACATCGAGATGATTGGCAACGTCACCGCCAAGCAGTCGGAGGCCACCAAGCTGGTGGACGACATGAAGGCTCAGGTCGCCAACATCGCCGGGGCCATGTCCGGGGACAGCAAGCCCAATATCCTGTTCGTGACCTACGCCGACGAGGGCTTCACCAACGTCTGGCCCGCGGGCGGTTCGACCGCTATCGGCGAGATCATCAACCTCGCCGGAGGTAACAACATGTTCGCCGATATGGACGGTTACAAGATGGCATCTGAGGAGGTGCTCAAGCAGAAGGCGTCGACGGCGGATGTGATCGTAATGACCATCATGTACTCCCAGGAGACGCCGGAGAACAAGAGCGCCTGGTTCAACTCCGATCCCATATGGAAGGAGAGTCCCGCGGTAAAGAATAATAAGGTATACTACCTGACGGGGCAAGCCGAGAGCATCTTCAACCGTCAGTCGGTTAGGACGGTCGATGCGGTCCAGCTGTTGGCGGAGATACTGCACCCTGACGCTTTCGCGTCCAAGGTCCCATACAATGCAACTGGGATCAATATCGTAGGGGACGACTATTCGAACTATCTCCCCTCCGGGACTGCATCCCAGTCTGCCACCGTTGAGATGGCGGCGGCAGTGGCTCGGGATTAA
- a CDS encoding iron ABC transporter permease, which yields MEGSMVQATKGRLLIVLAIGLALLFFLLILSWSIGAVDISFTTVLKDLWAIITNMGPEPGDWEQSVVWSRVVRSVAVIGVGIGLSVSGAVMQALIRNPLVDPYITGVSSGAALGAILSILAGVSIVSAAELATPAAALIGALAAFFITMALAESAGGKSINFVLSGMIVGIALSSFTTLIITSAEDSKLHGALFWLYGSFAFTDWIEALMIIVPVLIICAILLLYARELNVILLGDEHAKHLGLDVKLFKRIIIALTSILTAISVAFCGVIGFLGLIVPHTSRMIVGGDHRLLLPTSMVLGAVVLLAADIFARVAMRPDELPVGAVISLIGAPFFIYLMIKRGKEYGG from the coding sequence ATGGAAGGCTCGATGGTCCAGGCAACAAAAGGCAGGTTACTAATAGTCCTGGCCATCGGCCTTGCACTCCTTTTTTTTCTTCTTATTCTGTCATGGTCGATAGGCGCGGTCGACATATCGTTCACCACGGTGCTGAAGGACCTGTGGGCCATCATCACTAACATGGGTCCGGAGCCCGGAGACTGGGAGCAGTCGGTCGTATGGTCCAGGGTCGTCCGTTCGGTGGCGGTCATAGGCGTGGGCATAGGGCTCTCGGTCTCCGGAGCGGTCATGCAGGCCCTCATCCGGAACCCGCTGGTCGATCCCTATATCACCGGCGTATCCTCAGGGGCTGCACTAGGGGCCATCCTTTCAATCCTGGCAGGAGTATCCATCGTCAGCGCTGCCGAGCTGGCCACGCCGGCCGCCGCTCTGATCGGGGCGCTGGCCGCCTTCTTCATAACCATGGCCCTGGCCGAGTCGGCCGGAGGAAAATCCATCAACTTTGTGCTCAGCGGTATGATCGTTGGTATTGCGCTGTCGTCCTTCACCACTCTGATCATCACCTCCGCCGAGGACAGCAAGCTCCACGGAGCGCTGTTCTGGCTGTACGGCTCGTTCGCATTCACCGACTGGATAGAGGCGCTAATGATAATCGTGCCGGTCCTCATCATCTGTGCCATCCTCCTGCTTTATGCCAGGGAGCTGAACGTGATACTGCTGGGTGACGAGCACGCCAAGCATCTGGGCCTGGACGTGAAGCTGTTCAAACGCATCATCATCGCGCTGACCTCCATCCTGACCGCGATCTCGGTAGCGTTCTGTGGGGTCATAGGCTTCCTCGGTCTGATCGTACCGCACACTTCGCGCATGATCGTCGGCGGCGATCACCGGCTGCTCCTCCCGACATCCATGGTCCTAGGGGCCGTGGTCCTCCTGGCTGCGGACATCTTCGCCCGGGTGGCCATGAGACCGGACGAACTGCCGGTTGGAGCGGTAATCTCCCTTATCGGTGCGCCGTTTTTCATCTATCTCATGATCAAGAGGGGTAAGGAATATGGCGGATGA
- a CDS encoding ABC transporter ATP-binding protein: MADDPQVSIKIEGVRFGYNGSEVLKGVEFEGKRGEFIGLIGPNGSGKSTLMRLMNRILRPEVGTIWMEGRELDKMKVDEIAKVCANVPTEFNEDFNMSVQNLVFLGRYPFAKGLWWDNKEDEEMVIEAMKRFGVYHLKDRNFSELSSGEAQRVLLAKAVVQCPHVLLVDEPSAHLDLKYKLEVMEHLRDMLSGSVTIVIASHDLNLLAKYCDKVMILSKGKIVAFGTPREVITSEMVEKVYGVEVAIFDDGNDIYAIPRRTRRKEEGK, from the coding sequence ATGGCGGATGATCCTCAGGTTTCGATCAAGATCGAGGGCGTCCGGTTCGGTTACAACGGGTCGGAAGTGCTCAAGGGCGTGGAGTTCGAGGGCAAGAGGGGCGAGTTCATCGGCCTGATCGGCCCCAACGGCTCGGGAAAGAGCACCCTCATGCGCCTCATGAACCGCATCCTGAGGCCGGAAGTGGGCACCATATGGATGGAGGGCCGCGAGCTGGACAAGATGAAGGTTGATGAGATCGCCAAGGTCTGCGCCAACGTTCCTACGGAATTCAACGAGGACTTCAACATGTCCGTGCAAAACCTTGTTTTCCTGGGTCGCTACCCCTTCGCCAAAGGCCTGTGGTGGGACAACAAAGAGGACGAGGAGATGGTCATAGAGGCCATGAAGCGGTTCGGCGTCTATCATCTCAAGGACCGCAATTTCTCCGAGCTCTCGTCCGGTGAGGCCCAGAGGGTGCTGTTGGCCAAGGCCGTGGTGCAGTGCCCCCATGTCCTCCTGGTGGATGAGCCGTCAGCGCATCTCGATCTCAAATATAAGCTGGAGGTCATGGAGCACCTCCGGGACATGCTCAGCGGGAGCGTGACCATCGTCATCGCTTCCCACGATCTCAATCTCCTGGCGAAGTACTGTGACAAGGTCATGATCCTATCCAAGGGCAAGATCGTGGCCTTCGGCACGCCGAGGGAGGTCATCACCTCGGAGATGGTGGAGAAGGTCTACGGTGTGGAGGTCGCGATCTTCGACGATGGCAACGATATCTACGCCATTCCCCGCAGGACACGAAGGAAGGAGGAAGGGAAATGA
- a CDS encoding histidinol-phosphate transaminase, with product MSIEHRVRPEVRAMARPRHGGDVWGQMEVRDFSSNVNPLGPPERLGEYIAEAARELENYPDDSCAELKEAISSRYDVRADNIIVGAGSAELIRLFPEVFMRPGDRVVMPHPTFSEYGFACRLMGAELVNLPLPEGESFRLDIGSMIDEMISGTRAVYVCNPNNPTARMLPRREVLELVQAAARRDVMVFLDETLLELSERDRDVSCVGEVENHDNLFIIRSFTKSFAMPGIRVGYGFGSKEVIQYMDAARLSWNLGTMEQRVATRLMSQEQAHVRRAVNMLVDEKERMRSEIARIFGSKVGLPDSYFFFHPLLELGITSPQFREAMLRHNVLVRDCSSFGPPCHAYSRFCVKTQDKDDEFLGALKLVVEEIDGR from the coding sequence ATGAGCATCGAGCACAGGGTCCGGCCGGAGGTCCGGGCGATGGCCCGTCCCCGCCACGGTGGTGATGTATGGGGCCAAATGGAGGTCCGCGACTTCAGCTCCAACGTCAATCCCCTGGGGCCGCCGGAGCGGCTGGGGGAGTACATCGCCGAGGCGGCGAGGGAGCTGGAGAATTACCCGGATGATAGCTGTGCGGAGCTTAAGGAGGCGATCTCCTCGAGATACGACGTGCGGGCGGATAACATCATAGTGGGGGCCGGCTCGGCCGAGCTGATCCGTCTGTTCCCTGAGGTCTTCATGCGCCCAGGTGATCGGGTGGTGATGCCTCATCCCACCTTCTCCGAGTACGGCTTCGCCTGCCGCCTGATGGGCGCGGAGCTGGTGAACCTTCCCCTACCGGAGGGTGAATCCTTCCGCCTGGACATCGGCAGTATGATCGACGAGATGATCTCCGGGACCCGGGCAGTATATGTATGCAACCCCAACAACCCCACGGCGAGGATGCTCCCCCGCAGAGAGGTACTGGAACTTGTGCAGGCAGCCGCCCGCCGGGACGTCATGGTCTTCCTGGACGAGACCCTCCTGGAGCTGTCGGAGCGGGACCGGGATGTCTCCTGCGTCGGCGAGGTCGAGAACCATGACAACCTCTTCATCATCCGCTCTTTTACCAAGTCCTTCGCCATGCCTGGCATCCGGGTGGGATATGGGTTCGGGAGCAAGGAGGTCATCCAGTACATGGACGCTGCCCGTTTGTCGTGGAACCTAGGGACCATGGAGCAGCGGGTGGCTACCAGGCTGATGTCTCAAGAGCAGGCTCATGTTCGTCGGGCGGTGAACATGCTGGTGGATGAGAAGGAGCGCATGCGCTCCGAGATCGCCCGCATCTTCGGGTCCAAGGTCGGTCTTCCTGATTCCTACTTCTTCTTCCACCCGTTGCTGGAACTGGGGATCACCTCCCCGCAGTTCCGGGAGGCGATGCTGCGCCACAACGTGCTGGTACGCGATTGTTCCTCGTTCGGTCCGCCCTGCCACGCCTACTCCCGCTTCTGCGTCAAGACCCAGGACAAGGACGACGAGTTCCTGGGCGCCCTCAAACTGGTCGTGGAAGAGATCGACGGTCGGTGA
- a CDS encoding cobalamin biosynthesis protein, giving the protein METWIYAITIPVMALAIDLLVGEPPNRFHPVVWMGKLIGFLDGRVRREEPRRPGRERALGVLVGLVPIIVFVLAFTLLLAVVRDLLGSIVWALACALLFKTLFAIRALETHTAPMIEDLQKDDLDAARAKAAMVVSRDVYKLDKAHVTSCAVETVSENLVDSVLSPMFYFGLAGIPGATILRVANTEDGMIGYLSDRHRNVGWFAARLDDCMHYVVARMSVPFIMLALAILGKDWRRAWRAAKRDHGQTTSPNKGWPMAAVAGGLGVRFEKIGYYSMGEGEVPTDPMVIKDTIKVMKLTAVLFFVIVLLPLFTFIGIQVQLFLENLLLGLW; this is encoded by the coding sequence ATGGAGACGTGGATATACGCCATCACCATACCAGTCATGGCCCTGGCTATCGACCTGCTGGTCGGCGAGCCTCCCAACCGCTTCCACCCCGTTGTGTGGATGGGCAAGCTGATAGGCTTCCTGGACGGCAGGGTTCGCCGGGAGGAGCCCCGGCGTCCGGGACGGGAGAGGGCACTGGGCGTCCTCGTGGGGTTGGTGCCGATCATCGTCTTCGTCCTGGCGTTCACTCTGCTGCTGGCAGTGGTACGTGACCTCCTGGGGTCGATCGTCTGGGCTCTGGCCTGCGCGTTGCTGTTCAAGACCTTGTTCGCTATCCGGGCCCTGGAGACCCATACCGCGCCGATGATCGAGGACCTCCAGAAGGACGACCTGGACGCGGCGCGGGCCAAGGCGGCGATGGTCGTCTCCCGCGACGTCTATAAGCTGGACAAGGCCCACGTGACCTCGTGCGCGGTGGAGACCGTTTCCGAGAACCTCGTTGACTCGGTCCTCTCGCCGATGTTCTACTTCGGACTGGCAGGCATCCCCGGAGCGACCATCCTGAGGGTCGCCAACACCGAGGACGGCATGATCGGCTACCTCAGCGACAGGCACCGCAACGTCGGATGGTTCGCCGCCCGGCTGGACGACTGCATGCACTATGTCGTCGCCCGAATGTCCGTTCCTTTCATCATGCTCGCCCTGGCCATCCTGGGGAAGGACTGGAGGAGAGCCTGGCGCGCGGCCAAGAGGGACCACGGGCAGACCACCAGCCCTAACAAGGGATGGCCGATGGCCGCGGTGGCCGGTGGACTGGGAGTCAGGTTCGAGAAGATCGGCTACTATTCAATGGGCGAGGGGGAGGTGCCCACTGATCCGATGGTTATCAAGGACACCATCAAAGTGATGAAGCTCACTGCAGTGCTGTTTTTCGTCATCGTCCTCCTTCCCCTGTTCACGTTCATAGGCATTCAGGTGCAGCTGTTCCTCGAGAACCTGCTGCTGGGGCTGTGGTGA
- a CDS encoding phosphatidylglycerophosphatase A — MSEFDVKIEKGEYLGKPVAIVRLPGRYRVLSSTIMGGGFAETDTLFILEVKMGYDNCRPEDDLEEVRRRYSLPEDCVGFMTAAHVDKVFTIKREEFNGKKTIAVVTAGVTNAVYAGERLPQEIIDLLPKHVAGTINIIVIVDQPIQDCGLAGGFITVTEAKSAALRDMKVKGTGTTSDAVAIACPIGQGDKYCGPATDVGIAVARAVREGVAESIRKWNGNNGKAKDFGYRLDELGIGPEEMWAAAYELYIPDPTWDLERIKAMFMRHLVVLRKDINVNAMIYAAINMEEMGNRDEMFGLDQGRFLQDPVHLVADELLGIALAEYVAGTKGLFEYVRYDKKKPGILGTLGPFLDDIVASLIGSIMSRIYTELLEGEDKLGS; from the coding sequence ATGTCCGAGTTCGATGTCAAGATCGAGAAGGGAGAATATCTCGGGAAACCGGTGGCCATCGTCCGCCTTCCCGGCAGGTACAGGGTGCTGAGCTCCACCATCATGGGCGGAGGGTTCGCGGAGACCGATACGCTGTTCATCCTGGAGGTGAAGATGGGGTATGACAACTGCAGGCCGGAGGACGACCTGGAGGAGGTCCGCCGCCGTTACTCGCTGCCAGAGGACTGCGTGGGATTCATGACCGCAGCGCATGTCGACAAGGTGTTCACGATCAAGCGCGAGGAGTTCAACGGCAAGAAAACCATCGCCGTGGTGACTGCCGGAGTGACCAATGCAGTGTACGCCGGGGAGCGGCTTCCGCAGGAGATCATCGATCTATTGCCCAAGCACGTCGCCGGTACCATCAACATCATTGTCATCGTGGACCAGCCGATCCAGGACTGCGGGCTGGCCGGCGGGTTCATCACCGTCACCGAGGCCAAGTCCGCCGCCCTCAGGGACATGAAGGTCAAGGGGACGGGAACGACCAGCGATGCGGTGGCCATCGCCTGCCCCATCGGGCAGGGGGACAAGTACTGTGGCCCGGCCACCGATGTCGGCATCGCCGTCGCCCGCGCTGTCCGCGAGGGTGTGGCCGAGTCGATCCGCAAGTGGAACGGCAACAACGGCAAGGCGAAGGACTTCGGATACCGCCTCGACGAACTAGGGATAGGTCCGGAGGAGATGTGGGCGGCGGCCTATGAGCTTTACATCCCCGACCCGACCTGGGACCTCGAGCGCATCAAGGCGATGTTCATGCGCCACCTCGTGGTGCTGAGGAAGGACATCAACGTCAACGCCATGATCTACGCGGCCATCAACATGGAGGAGATGGGCAACCGCGACGAGATGTTCGGCCTGGACCAGGGAAGATTCCTCCAGGACCCCGTGCACCTGGTGGCCGATGAATTGTTGGGCATCGCCCTGGCAGAGTACGTCGCGGGTACCAAAGGCCTCTTCGAGTACGTGCGGTACGATAAGAAGAAACCGGGAATCCTGGGGACCCTCGGCCCGTTCCTCGATGACATCGTCGCCTCGCTCATCGGTTCCATCATGTCCCGCATATATACCGAGCTGTTGGAAGGTGAGGATAAATTAGGGTCGTAG
- the cobS gene encoding adenosylcobinamide-GDP ribazoletransferase, translated as MFTVIPVNITGEDIDELSRHFWLTPLVGLFYGVVAGGLFLLLTKALDGLVSAVLVVLVVHGLNRFLHFDGLIDLGDGLIATGPHEKKLAAMKDTRVGAGGVGFGIMFTMLTIASLSFVSESSIPVMLFFLPLAMEVLAKNALVTVAALGEPREGLGSPFVRNTPERHALYSAVLSFVLLTVVFLMAYSWSNPYGLVLIALLIITSSAVGVAVAGQGRRSFGCVNGDMMGATNELAKPAVLLVGMMGAVIFLLPFY; from the coding sequence CTGTTCACCGTCATCCCGGTGAACATCACCGGCGAGGATATCGACGAGCTATCGCGCCATTTCTGGCTCACCCCCCTCGTGGGACTGTTCTACGGTGTCGTGGCCGGCGGGCTCTTCCTCCTGCTGACCAAGGCCCTCGACGGCTTGGTGTCGGCGGTGCTCGTCGTTCTCGTCGTCCACGGCCTCAACCGCTTCCTGCACTTTGACGGCCTGATCGACCTCGGGGACGGCCTCATTGCCACCGGCCCGCACGAGAAGAAGCTGGCGGCGATGAAGGACACCAGAGTAGGGGCCGGAGGCGTGGGCTTTGGGATCATGTTCACCATGCTGACGATCGCCTCCCTGTCCTTCGTCAGCGAGTCCAGCATTCCGGTGATGCTGTTCTTCCTCCCCCTGGCCATGGAGGTGCTGGCCAAGAACGCGCTGGTCACGGTGGCCGCTCTGGGCGAGCCGAGGGAGGGCCTGGGCAGCCCGTTCGTGCGAAACACTCCGGAGAGGCATGCCTTGTACTCCGCCGTGCTCTCATTCGTCCTGCTGACCGTTGTCTTTTTAATGGCATACTCATGGTCTAACCCTTACGGCCTGGTGCTGATCGCCCTTCTGATCATCACAAGTTCGGCGGTGGGGGTGGCGGTGGCCGGTCAGGGACGGCGGAGCTTCGGGTGCGTGAACGGGGACATGATGGGGGCGACCAACGAGCTGGCCAAGCCCGCGGTCCTGCTGGTGGGCATGATGGGGGCGGTCATATTCCTGTTGCCGTTCTATTAA
- a CDS encoding NTP transferase domain-containing protein produces MKDVPGEKPLVKVLGRPMIDRVMEAFEGASEVNDIFVSVSPHAPETARYLKKMKAKLIDTPGTGYCEDLNLSMSHIPSPKVLVCPVDLPLLTSEGIDAAVSSSSRSQAGSFCVTVPVELMNSLGMDLTYSLEVSGRRVVLCGVSVVDRLLMLTGRELEQEYMITEAEEFALNVNTRADLERAEAALRRRSTSR; encoded by the coding sequence TTGAAGGACGTCCCGGGAGAGAAGCCCCTGGTCAAGGTGCTGGGGAGGCCTATGATCGACCGGGTGATGGAGGCATTCGAAGGCGCCTCCGAGGTCAACGATATCTTCGTGTCGGTGAGCCCCCACGCCCCGGAGACGGCAAGGTACCTGAAGAAAATGAAAGCGAAGCTCATCGACACCCCGGGCACCGGCTACTGCGAGGACCTCAATCTTTCGATGTCCCATATTCCGTCCCCGAAGGTCCTAGTTTGCCCGGTAGATCTTCCCCTGCTAACCTCTGAGGGCATCGACGCGGCGGTATCCTCTTCCTCCCGTTCCCAGGCCGGCTCATTCTGCGTGACCGTGCCGGTGGAGCTCATGAACTCCCTGGGCATGGATCTCACCTACTCCCTGGAGGTCAGCGGCCGGAGGGTGGTGCTGTGCGGCGTCTCGGTCGTCGACCGTCTCCTGATGCTCACCGGCAGGGAGCTGGAGCAGGAATACATGATCACCGAGGCCGAAGAGTTCGCCCTTAACGTCAACACCAGGGCCGACCTCGAACGGGCGGAAGCGGCCCTGCGCCGCAGGTCCACATCCCGTTAG
- the cls gene encoding cardiolipin synthase, whose translation MPIDPEQFVLLLIIIFDMMAVLYIVFFERRNPSNATVWVLVLVLLPFIGFVSYLVFGQHYFKQKRFAIKAQKDLERIRQLIREQKTVIGRARKEEVDGGAAFLQLVDMLLANNGAVYLRGNEVRSFVTGRDKFDALLQAIQRAKHHVHMEYYIIRDDELGRQIVSALTAKAREGVEVRLLYDVLGNDIPKEGYRELIEAGGKVSPFYKTLLPPSISLRVNYHNHRKIAVIDGTIGFVGGFNIGDEYLGKGPLGFWRDTAVEIRGEGAMALQFRFLLDWRYATKEELPIDSPYFPEAPEQGGATVQIVSGGPDSVWNPIKEEYLKLITIAKRHIYLQTPYFIPDQSVLDALRIAAMSGVDVRIMFPCKPDHPFVYWASYSYVADLLDAGVRAFAYNNGFIHAKTATVDDVVSSIGTANWDIRSFRLNFETNAVIYDPEFAVRQRQHFEDDLMLSTEVTAERYRKRSLIIRLKEGISRLFSSVL comes from the coding sequence ATGCCCATCGACCCGGAGCAGTTCGTCCTTCTCCTGATCATAATATTCGACATGATGGCAGTTCTCTACATCGTCTTCTTTGAGCGGAGGAACCCGAGCAACGCGACGGTCTGGGTCCTGGTCCTTGTCCTCCTGCCATTCATAGGCTTCGTCTCCTATCTCGTGTTCGGGCAGCATTATTTCAAACAGAAGAGGTTTGCCATCAAGGCCCAGAAGGACCTGGAGCGGATACGCCAGCTCATCAGGGAACAGAAGACGGTCATCGGCCGGGCTAGGAAGGAAGAGGTGGACGGAGGTGCCGCCTTCCTGCAGCTTGTCGACATGCTGCTGGCCAACAACGGCGCGGTCTACCTGAGGGGGAACGAGGTCAGGTCGTTCGTCACCGGACGGGACAAGTTCGATGCCCTCCTTCAGGCCATCCAGAGGGCCAAGCATCATGTTCATATGGAATATTACATCATCAGGGACGACGAGCTCGGCCGCCAGATCGTCTCCGCCCTCACCGCCAAGGCCAGAGAGGGAGTAGAGGTACGGCTCCTCTACGACGTCCTGGGCAATGACATCCCCAAAGAGGGATACCGGGAACTCATCGAGGCCGGCGGTAAGGTATCGCCGTTCTACAAGACCCTGCTGCCGCCCTCCATTTCCCTGCGGGTTAATTACCACAATCATCGCAAGATCGCGGTCATTGACGGCACGATCGGTTTCGTGGGCGGGTTCAACATCGGGGACGAGTACCTGGGCAAAGGCCCGCTGGGGTTCTGGAGGGATACCGCGGTGGAGATAAGGGGGGAGGGCGCCATGGCCCTGCAGTTCCGCTTCCTCCTCGATTGGCGGTATGCCACCAAGGAGGAGTTGCCCATCGACAGCCCCTACTTCCCGGAGGCGCCAGAGCAGGGCGGGGCCACGGTCCAGATCGTCAGCGGGGGGCCGGATAGCGTGTGGAACCCTATCAAGGAGGAGTACCTCAAGCTCATCACCATCGCCAAGAGGCACATCTATCTCCAGACACCATATTTCATTCCTGACCAGAGCGTACTCGATGCCCTTCGAATAGCAGCGATGTCAGGGGTCGATGTCCGCATCATGTTCCCCTGCAAGCCTGACCACCCCTTCGTGTACTGGGCCTCATACTCGTATGTGGCCGATCTGCTGGACGCTGGGGTCCGGGCGTTCGCTTACAATAATGGGTTCATTCACGCCAAGACCGCCACGGTCGACGATGTCGTCTCCTCCATCGGCACGGCCAACTGGGATATCCGCAGCTTCAGGCTGAACTTCGAGACCAACGCGGTGATCTACGATCCAGAGTTCGCCGTCCGGCAAAGGCAGCATTTCGAGGACGACCTGATGTTATCGACCGAAGTGACTGCGGAGAGGTACCGTAAAAGATCGCTGATCATCAGGCTCAAGGAGGGCATTTCCCGGCTGTTCTCGTCGGTGCTGTAA